A genomic region of Candidatus Bathyarchaeota archaeon contains the following coding sequences:
- the leuS gene encoding leucine--tRNA ligase, with protein MEFLKKIEEKWQKRWEEAKIFEANPDPLRPKFYITVAYPYPNSPQHIGHARTYTLADAYARYMRMKGYNVLLPMAFHYTGTPVLAMAKRLAENDQELINDFVNIYKVPKEKLKELTDPLSMARYFHEEIKEGMKRIGYSIDWRREFTTVDPQYNRFIEWQFRKLHEKGYIKRGSHPVGWCPKDGNPVGQHDTKGDVEPEIGEFTLIKFKCDEWILPTATLRPETVFGVTNIWINPKAVYVKAIIDDEKWIISRECAEKLTYQNRQVKVLESLFGKEFVGKKVKNPATEDEVYILPADFVDPKNATGVVMSVPGHAPYDYVALENIKKEPQRLEEYGLAADAIKSIEAVSIIEVPKYSEVPAADVVKRMGIKEQTDPKLEEATREVYRHEFHNGRMKANTGRYAGLPVSEAKERVKQDLIANAKATIMYELLNRPVLCRCGTECIVKIFENQWFIDYGNPEWKALAHKCLEKMKVYPEELRAEYKYVIDWLREKACARKSGLGTKLPWDPEWIIESLSDSTIYMAYYTIARHIREHNIQPSQLTDDVFDYVFLGVGNVEKIAEKTGISTVVLEGMRREFLYFYPLDSRHSAHELIPNHLTFMIFNHTAIFPRELWPKQIVTNGVVTMEGAKMSKSFGNIIPLREGLASYGADPIRLSVLATAELLQDADFSQAVARAMREKLERLYKLVVQTVQLAKNTEEESVNGDLTMADRWMLSRLQEHIEKATEAMEKLEVRKAIQTILFELDQDLQWYQRRTKIGGKTKVSIINTALKVQALMLTPFAPHIGEELWEIMGGKGFASLAPWPKPDKTKVDTKAEESEALIMRLLEDIRNILKATKVTPKKVFCYTAAPWKWKIYLRALEKSMEGKITLNTLIKELLNDPDLKDKVKEMADFANKILVEVNQMSQERKQRLMAVGQINEAQVLKEAEEFLRSEINAEISIFEENAVERYDPQNKARLAKPLRPAIYIE; from the coding sequence ATGGAGTTTTTAAAGAAAATCGAGGAAAAATGGCAGAAACGTTGGGAAGAAGCAAAGATTTTCGAGGCAAACCCTGACCCATTAAGGCCCAAGTTTTACATAACGGTGGCCTACCCGTATCCGAATTCTCCACAGCATATAGGCCATGCTAGAACTTATACGCTGGCAGACGCGTATGCCAGGTATATGCGCATGAAAGGCTATAATGTTCTTTTACCGATGGCGTTTCATTACACGGGAACGCCTGTCTTGGCGATGGCGAAGCGTCTAGCTGAAAACGATCAGGAGTTGATAAACGATTTTGTTAATATTTACAAGGTTCCGAAAGAAAAGCTGAAGGAGTTAACGGATCCCCTTAGCATGGCGCGCTATTTCCATGAAGAAATTAAGGAGGGCATGAAGCGGATAGGCTATTCCATAGACTGGAGACGGGAATTCACAACTGTAGACCCTCAATATAACCGTTTTATAGAGTGGCAGTTCCGCAAACTCCATGAAAAGGGATATATAAAACGTGGAAGCCATCCGGTAGGCTGGTGTCCAAAAGACGGAAACCCGGTTGGGCAACATGACACCAAAGGTGATGTGGAACCTGAAATAGGTGAATTCACCCTAATAAAGTTCAAGTGTGACGAATGGATCCTTCCAACGGCAACTCTGCGCCCCGAAACAGTTTTTGGTGTGACGAACATATGGATCAACCCGAAAGCAGTATACGTGAAAGCCATAATTGACGATGAAAAATGGATAATAAGCCGGGAATGCGCTGAAAAACTAACATACCAGAACCGCCAAGTAAAGGTTCTTGAAAGTTTATTCGGAAAAGAGTTTGTGGGCAAAAAAGTCAAAAATCCAGCTACTGAAGATGAAGTCTATATTCTGCCCGCGGATTTCGTTGACCCCAAAAATGCAACAGGTGTGGTAATGTCTGTACCTGGACATGCACCCTACGATTATGTAGCCTTAGAGAACATCAAAAAAGAACCGCAACGGCTCGAAGAATATGGATTAGCAGCAGACGCAATAAAGTCCATAGAGGCTGTTTCGATAATTGAAGTTCCCAAATACTCCGAAGTTCCAGCAGCGGATGTTGTAAAACGGATGGGTATAAAAGAGCAGACAGATCCCAAACTTGAAGAAGCTACAAGAGAAGTTTATAGACACGAATTTCACAACGGTAGAATGAAAGCCAACACTGGAAGATACGCCGGTTTACCTGTGTCAGAGGCTAAAGAAAGAGTGAAACAGGACTTGATAGCTAATGCGAAGGCCACAATCATGTACGAGCTTCTGAATAGGCCGGTGCTATGTCGATGTGGAACAGAATGTATTGTGAAAATTTTTGAAAACCAATGGTTCATCGACTATGGCAATCCAGAATGGAAAGCCTTGGCTCACAAATGCTTAGAAAAAATGAAGGTTTACCCGGAGGAACTGCGTGCTGAATATAAATATGTGATAGACTGGCTCCGCGAAAAGGCTTGTGCCCGAAAATCCGGTTTAGGCACAAAGCTTCCATGGGATCCAGAGTGGATCATTGAATCATTATCGGATTCAACGATTTACATGGCTTATTACACTATTGCCCGGCACATAAGAGAGCATAACATCCAGCCAAGCCAGCTTACAGACGATGTTTTTGATTATGTTTTCTTGGGCGTCGGAAACGTCGAGAAAATAGCAGAGAAAACCGGCATAAGCACAGTGGTCCTTGAAGGCATGCGGCGAGAGTTTCTGTATTTCTATCCGCTTGACAGCAGACACTCAGCTCACGAGTTAATTCCAAACCATTTAACTTTCATGATATTCAACCATACAGCCATATTTCCAAGAGAACTTTGGCCTAAGCAAATAGTGACAAATGGTGTTGTCACAATGGAAGGCGCGAAGATGAGTAAGTCATTTGGCAACATAATACCCTTAAGAGAAGGCCTCGCTAGTTATGGAGCGGACCCGATAAGGTTAAGCGTGTTAGCCACTGCCGAGCTACTTCAAGATGCAGACTTCAGTCAAGCCGTAGCAAGGGCCATGCGTGAAAAACTGGAACGCCTTTACAAACTTGTTGTGCAAACGGTCCAATTAGCCAAGAACACCGAGGAAGAAAGCGTCAATGGAGACTTAACGATGGCTGATAGGTGGATGCTAAGCCGTCTTCAAGAACATATAGAAAAGGCAACAGAGGCTATGGAAAAACTAGAAGTACGTAAGGCGATTCAAACGATTCTTTTTGAATTAGACCAAGACTTACAATGGTATCAGAGACGCACAAAAATTGGAGGGAAAACGAAGGTAAGCATTATTAACACAGCATTGAAAGTTCAAGCGCTGATGCTGACACCGTTCGCTCCACACATAGGCGAAGAGTTATGGGAGATCATGGGTGGAAAGGGGTTTGCATCTCTGGCGCCATGGCCTAAACCGGACAAGACAAAAGTGGATACAAAAGCAGAGGAAAGCGAAGCCTTGATAATGAGACTTTTAGAAGATATACGCAACATATTAAAGGCAACGAAAGTAACGCCGAAAAAAGTGTTCTGTTATACAGCGGCTCCATGGAAATGGAAAATATACCTAAGGGCTCTGGAAAAATCCATGGAAGGGAAGATCACTCTAAACACTTTAATAAAGGAGTTGTTAAATGACCCAGACCTTAAAGATAAAGTCAAAGAGATGGCAGATTTCGCCAATAAAATATTGGTTGAAGTTAATCAGATGTCTCAAGAAAGAAAACAAAGGCTAATGGCAGTTGGACAGATAAATGAAGCCCAAGTTTTGAAAGAAGCAGAGGAATTCCTTCGAAGCGAGATAAACGCAGAAATATCCATTTTTGAGGAAAACGCTGTTGAACGATATGATCCTCAAAATAAGGCTCGTTTGGCTAAACCGCTGAGGCCGGCAATCTATATAGAATGA
- a CDS encoding hydrogenase iron-sulfur subunit, with protein sequence MTNGEVSKKPRIGIFVCECGGNIGDVVDVKAVVDAVKNWENVVVAKYHKYLCSKPAQEMIAEAIKKENLDRVVVASCTPRMHLATFQSVLERSGLNPYMLEFVNIREQDSWVHGPKLNPEATKKAVSLIRGGYERSLELEPLQVISEKGSREILIVGGGIAGIMAALQLGYLGYKVHLVERKPSIGGNMAKLTKVFPTLDCAQCILTPRMAEVGRNPNVNLLTYAEVQDVSGRPGNYLVQVFMKPRGVDVEKCRSCGVCAKVCPVTVPDEFNEGLSQRKAAYIEFPQAVPSAYVIDFNACTKCGKCEKLCPAKAINLNDTGKIVELNVGAIILATGYRLYDARKLENFGYGIYKDVITMMDLERLTSATGPTGGYVKRADGSDVRKIAIVLCAGSRDKNHIPYCSRICCMYALKQAFVLKKMLGVDVTVYYTDIRATGKGYEDLYWRDQEAGVVFIRGKVAEVWKNNNGKLVVQAEDTLTGEVREDEYDMVALATPMVPPDGLKELAEKMKVSLGEDGFITEKHPKLDPVDSLVTGIFACGCALSPKDVRDTVSDALGAAARAALFLKSEYVTTSPEKAFVIVDLCNGCGECVKICPVTAIAMQEGKAKIDPFQCTGCGACIPICPREAIDFKNSTSKQIIATIRGILADKAPQEIRIVAFVDKNVGYTGMDFLGLDRANYPENIRIVAVPTTAILGKKHILTAFAHGADGVLVIEGSEEVDEKFTKKRMIDMSKELAAFGIETMRLRYSYVPLPVYKKAAELFTMFTDRIKKFGPLAEEKRKNVKEKLQI encoded by the coding sequence ATGACAAATGGGGAAGTGTCTAAAAAACCTCGAATAGGCATTTTTGTGTGTGAGTGCGGTGGTAACATTGGAGATGTTGTGGATGTTAAGGCTGTTGTTGACGCTGTTAAAAACTGGGAAAACGTGGTTGTAGCCAAATATCATAAGTATCTGTGCTCAAAACCAGCGCAGGAAATGATTGCAGAGGCTATTAAAAAGGAGAATCTTGACAGGGTTGTGGTGGCTTCTTGTACGCCTAGGATGCATCTTGCCACGTTCCAAAGCGTTTTAGAAAGGTCTGGGCTGAATCCCTATATGCTTGAATTTGTAAACATAAGAGAACAAGACTCATGGGTTCACGGGCCAAAGCTGAATCCTGAAGCAACTAAGAAGGCTGTAAGCCTTATAAGGGGTGGATATGAACGCAGCTTAGAACTTGAACCTCTCCAAGTGATTAGTGAAAAGGGTTCGCGGGAGATACTTATTGTTGGCGGCGGCATAGCCGGTATTATGGCTGCTCTACAGCTTGGATACTTGGGCTATAAAGTTCATCTCGTGGAACGTAAGCCTAGCATAGGCGGGAACATGGCGAAACTCACGAAGGTTTTCCCCACTCTGGACTGCGCCCAGTGTATTTTGACACCTAGAATGGCTGAGGTTGGCAGAAACCCAAACGTTAACTTGTTGACGTATGCTGAAGTACAAGACGTTAGCGGGAGGCCGGGCAATTATCTTGTGCAAGTTTTCATGAAGCCTCGTGGCGTGGATGTTGAAAAGTGTCGAAGCTGCGGTGTCTGCGCTAAAGTCTGCCCGGTGACTGTTCCAGACGAGTTTAATGAAGGTTTGTCTCAACGGAAAGCCGCTTATATAGAGTTTCCACAGGCAGTCCCATCCGCATACGTCATTGACTTTAATGCGTGTACAAAATGTGGAAAATGTGAAAAACTCTGTCCAGCGAAGGCCATAAACCTGAATGACACCGGCAAAATTGTTGAATTAAACGTTGGCGCCATAATTTTGGCCACAGGCTACAGGCTTTACGATGCGCGAAAACTGGAAAACTTTGGCTACGGCATATACAAAGACGTTATTACGATGATGGACTTGGAAAGGCTGACATCTGCCACCGGACCAACTGGCGGCTATGTTAAACGGGCAGACGGAAGCGATGTCCGCAAAATCGCCATAGTACTTTGCGCGGGGTCAAGGGACAAAAACCACATTCCATACTGTAGTCGAATATGTTGCATGTACGCTTTAAAGCAGGCTTTTGTGCTTAAGAAAATGCTTGGAGTAGACGTTACGGTTTATTACACGGATATTAGGGCTACTGGAAAGGGTTATGAAGATTTGTACTGGCGAGATCAAGAAGCAGGTGTAGTCTTCATTCGAGGTAAAGTGGCAGAGGTCTGGAAAAACAACAATGGTAAACTCGTCGTGCAAGCCGAAGACACCTTGACTGGCGAAGTTCGCGAGGATGAATATGACATGGTAGCATTGGCAACACCCATGGTTCCACCGGACGGCTTAAAGGAGTTAGCTGAAAAAATGAAGGTTTCTCTAGGCGAGGACGGTTTCATAACTGAAAAGCATCCAAAACTGGACCCGGTGGACTCGCTTGTTACTGGAATATTTGCGTGTGGCTGTGCCTTAAGCCCCAAAGACGTACGGGACACTGTTTCAGATGCTTTGGGCGCAGCGGCGAGAGCAGCTTTATTCCTCAAAAGCGAGTATGTAACCACAAGTCCCGAGAAAGCCTTTGTCATAGTGGATCTTTGTAACGGTTGCGGTGAATGTGTAAAAATCTGTCCCGTTACTGCCATAGCAATGCAGGAAGGTAAAGCCAAAATCGATCCGTTCCAGTGCACGGGCTGTGGTGCATGCATACCCATATGCCCGCGGGAAGCCATAGACTTCAAAAACTCAACGTCAAAGCAGATAATTGCCACTATTAGAGGCATATTAGCAGATAAAGCACCGCAAGAAATTCGAATTGTAGCCTTTGTCGATAAGAATGTGGGATATACAGGTATGGACTTCCTGGGGCTTGATCGAGCTAACTATCCGGAAAACATTCGTATAGTGGCTGTTCCAACCACAGCGATCCTTGGAAAGAAACATATCTTAACAGCCTTTGCTCATGGAGCGGACGGAGTGCTGGTCATCGAGGGAAGCGAGGAAGTAGATGAGAAGTTCACTAAGAAACGCATGATAGATATGAGCAAGGAACTAGCAGCCTTTGGAATAGAAACCATGCGCTTAAGATACAGCTACGTGCCACTGCCAGTCTACAAAAAGGCTGCAGAACTATTCACTATGTTCACTGATAGAATTAAAAAGTTTGGACCGCTGGCTGAAGAGAAACGCAAAAACGTAAAGGAAAAACTGCAAATTTAG
- a CDS encoding (Fe-S)-binding protein yields MNLQELVQKHKLLECIQCGTCTGSCPVAKKANLNIRRYMREVSALGRLSIHPPNELWSCTTCSTCGVRCPKDLNPYEFLIDIRSMAVEEGQIAPTIRDALESIFKNGNPWGRIRSKRLEWSQGLNVKHFSQGVEILYYVGCTPAYDPRVQNVAKSLVKCFEAAKLNFGILGEEENCCGSEVYGMGEKGLFDFLVEENMKIFNKYGVKQLVTSCPHGFHAFKNRYNQTNFEPQHHTQLLAELIEAGRLTPPKELNKKVIYHDPCYLGKQNNIYDEPRKIIESIKGVTLLEFDRSRSRSICCEGGGGRMWVDIPGPRLAEIRVKEAIEVGADVLAVACPFCMLTMEDAVKTTGNEGKIQVLDVAELLALAL; encoded by the coding sequence ATGAACCTTCAAGAACTTGTTCAAAAACACAAGCTTTTGGAATGCATTCAATGTGGCACGTGCACTGGAAGCTGTCCGGTTGCTAAAAAGGCAAACCTCAACATTAGGCGGTATATGCGGGAGGTTTCTGCTCTTGGCAGATTATCCATCCATCCGCCAAATGAGTTGTGGAGTTGTACAACATGCTCCACCTGTGGTGTGCGTTGTCCCAAAGACTTGAATCCTTACGAGTTTTTAATAGACATTAGAAGCATGGCTGTCGAGGAAGGACAAATAGCCCCAACGATCAGAGACGCCCTTGAAAGCATTTTCAAAAATGGGAACCCTTGGGGTAGAATCCGCAGTAAACGCTTAGAATGGAGCCAAGGACTAAATGTTAAACATTTCTCCCAAGGAGTGGAAATTCTATACTATGTAGGTTGCACGCCAGCATATGACCCACGAGTGCAAAATGTTGCAAAAAGCCTTGTAAAATGCTTTGAGGCGGCTAAACTGAACTTTGGAATTTTAGGCGAAGAGGAAAACTGTTGTGGAAGCGAGGTCTACGGTATGGGCGAGAAGGGACTCTTCGACTTCCTAGTTGAAGAGAACATGAAAATATTTAACAAATATGGCGTTAAACAACTGGTTACTAGTTGTCCTCACGGTTTTCACGCCTTTAAGAACCGATATAATCAAACAAATTTCGAACCTCAACATCATACTCAACTTTTGGCAGAACTCATTGAAGCTGGAAGACTAACTCCACCAAAAGAATTGAATAAGAAGGTTATCTATCATGATCCATGCTATCTTGGCAAACAAAACAACATCTATGACGAGCCACGCAAGATTATCGAAAGCATAAAAGGCGTCACTCTCTTGGAGTTTGACCGTTCAAGAAGCAGAAGCATATGCTGTGAAGGCGGCGGAGGCAGAATGTGGGTTGATATTCCAGGACCACGCTTAGCTGAAATTCGAGTAAAGGAAGCCATCGAAGTTGGAGCTGACGTTTTAGCCGTAGCTTGCCCCTTCTGCATGTTAACAATGGAAGACGCCGTCAAAACCACTGGAAACGAAGGAAAAATCCAAGTTTTAGATGTGGCTGAACTGCTAGCACTAGCTTTATAA
- the trxB gene encoding thioredoxin-disulfide reductase: METWDLIIIGAGPAGLTAGIYAVRSGLKALIIEEKIAGGTVGDAPIIENYPGFEKISGAELAQKIVGQCRKLGAVIHEFERVVALDLQSGEKTVKTDKSVYRAKAVIIASGSSYSELGVLGESEFRGRGVSYCGICDGPLFKGRRVLVVGGGNSAVATALYLAELASEVRIVHRREAFRAEEARVKALLEKSNVQVLWNTEVKEIKGSKTVEKVVLFNNKTGETRELSVDGIFIQVGEVPNSKIAKDAGVNVDEHGYIIVDVRQRTNIPGVYAAGDVTNHPVKQVGTAVGQGITAALEAYGYVKRPYYYGQ, translated from the coding sequence TTGGAGACATGGGATCTGATAATTATAGGTGCTGGACCAGCTGGCTTAACTGCGGGGATATACGCTGTCCGGAGCGGACTTAAGGCCCTAATAATCGAGGAGAAAATTGCTGGTGGAACCGTTGGAGACGCTCCAATTATTGAAAATTATCCGGGTTTTGAAAAAATAAGCGGAGCGGAATTAGCGCAGAAAATTGTGGGTCAATGTAGAAAGTTAGGCGCAGTTATCCATGAATTTGAAAGAGTTGTAGCTCTAGACCTGCAAAGTGGGGAGAAAACAGTCAAAACGGACAAAAGCGTCTATAGAGCTAAAGCGGTAATTATCGCTTCTGGTTCAAGTTACAGTGAGTTAGGTGTTCTCGGTGAGAGTGAGTTTAGAGGAAGAGGTGTGAGCTACTGTGGAATCTGTGACGGACCCCTATTTAAGGGTAGGCGTGTACTGGTTGTTGGTGGTGGAAACTCAGCTGTAGCTACAGCTCTTTATCTAGCGGAACTCGCCTCGGAAGTTAGAATTGTTCATAGACGAGAAGCTTTCCGCGCTGAAGAAGCCCGTGTAAAAGCTTTGTTGGAAAAAAGCAACGTCCAAGTCTTATGGAATACTGAAGTAAAGGAAATTAAAGGCTCGAAGACTGTTGAAAAAGTTGTTTTATTCAACAATAAAACCGGAGAAACCCGAGAACTATCTGTTGACGGAATTTTCATTCAAGTTGGCGAGGTTCCAAACAGCAAGATCGCCAAAGACGCAGGCGTGAATGTAGACGAGCACGGCTACATAATTGTTGATGTTCGCCAAAGAACAAACATTCCGGGCGTTTATGCTGCTGGTGACGTTACAAACCATCCGGTGAAACAGGTCGGAACGGCTGTGGGGCAGGGAATAACCGCGGCTTTAGAAGCTTATGGCTATGTTAAGCGGCCATACTATTATGGGCAATAA
- a CDS encoding hydrogenase iron-sulfur subunit translates to MNGERTIVVNINQDYCSRCSICYSVCPYEAITRDMETGKVEIDLRKCQVCGICYSACPVFAIEILYYDYNSLVKYIEEMKEKVGTESLVLMCRGNSPSTREVEEILIEQGLSLKNYISLRLPCSGRVPTEFIFKVLGLGIKNVVSIQCEDSFCRFKEGTKINTRRMFLGRKVLEELGFDKDTIRVVKYSRKVVYDTLKCVGCDKCVFICPYSAIEAEHFATPKILYDHCMGCGACALVCPHHAIQLKGFEFENVLKRYCDSADKLKAEGKSPVILVFCCQWSEFSALDNPETVLFKRNAVTLEIPCFKALDPVHIVNALMNGFDGVIAVVCSAEDCKLHEGRDTAERNMSVLRNFLRKAGLLERFELFEASPRNFGSFEKKLDEFMLKISALPPIKPLKKEA, encoded by the coding sequence ATGAATGGTGAACGAACCATCGTTGTTAACATAAATCAAGACTATTGTAGTCGCTGTTCAATTTGCTATTCAGTCTGCCCCTATGAGGCTATCACGCGTGATATGGAAACCGGTAAGGTGGAAATAGACTTACGAAAGTGCCAAGTTTGTGGGATATGTTATAGTGCTTGTCCAGTATTCGCCATAGAAATCCTGTACTACGACTATAACAGTTTGGTGAAATATATTGAAGAAATGAAAGAAAAAGTCGGTACTGAGTCCCTTGTGCTAATGTGTCGCGGGAACTCTCCATCAACACGCGAAGTTGAGGAAATTTTAATTGAGCAAGGCTTAAGCTTAAAGAATTATATCTCATTGCGCCTGCCATGTTCCGGTAGGGTTCCAACAGAGTTTATTTTCAAAGTTTTGGGTCTAGGCATTAAAAATGTTGTTTCAATACAGTGTGAAGATTCGTTTTGCCGCTTCAAGGAAGGCACAAAAATCAACACTAGACGCATGTTTTTGGGCAGAAAAGTTCTAGAGGAATTGGGTTTTGACAAAGACACCATTAGAGTTGTCAAGTATTCACGGAAAGTGGTTTATGATACATTGAAGTGTGTTGGCTGTGACAAATGTGTTTTCATATGTCCTTACTCCGCCATAGAAGCAGAACACTTTGCAACGCCGAAAATCCTTTATGACCACTGTATGGGATGTGGCGCTTGCGCCTTGGTTTGTCCACATCACGCCATTCAGCTCAAGGGCTTTGAATTTGAAAACGTTTTGAAACGTTATTGCGATTCTGCAGATAAGCTTAAAGCCGAGGGCAAATCTCCGGTAATTCTTGTTTTCTGCTGTCAATGGTCAGAGTTTTCAGCCCTTGATAACCCAGAGACTGTATTGTTTAAGCGAAACGCCGTTACGCTTGAGATACCATGTTTTAAAGCTCTCGATCCAGTGCATATTGTCAATGCTTTAATGAACGGTTTTGACGGAGTTATTGCCGTTGTATGCTCTGCGGAGGACTGCAAGCTTCACGAGGGGCGGGATACTGCTGAAAGAAATATGTCAGTTTTAAGGAACTTTTTAAGAAAAGCTGGGTTGCTGGAACGTTTTGAACTTTTTGAAGCTTCTCCAAGAAATTTTGGCAGTTTCGAGAAAAAACTTGATGAGTTCATGCTGAAAATTTCAGCTTTGCCGCCTATTAAGCCCTTGAAAAAGGAGGCATAA
- a CDS encoding sulfide/dihydroorotate dehydrogenase-like FAD/NAD-binding protein, translating to MYEIVKVEELAPKIKLFEVYAPDIAEKSRPGQFIIIITGEKGERVPLTIAGYDVKKGTITFVFNEVGKTTRQLGMMKKGECIWNITGPLGNPSEIRNFGKVLCVAGGVMIAPMLLQVKALREAGNTVVTVMGARIKELLFFKEEMKALSHRFYVATDDGSEGYKGLSFLKDVLASEKFDRCIAMGPVAMLQTVCGLTKPYKIPTIVALMPIMVDGMGMCGVCRVSVGGQMKFGCVDGPEFDGHLVDFEELIKRQRMFLPEERLSALLWELGGCGCGAS from the coding sequence ATGTATGAGATTGTTAAAGTCGAAGAGCTCGCTCCAAAAATTAAGCTTTTTGAGGTTTATGCCCCAGACATTGCTGAAAAGTCCCGTCCAGGACAATTTATAATCATAATTACAGGTGAAAAGGGCGAAAGAGTGCCTTTAACCATCGCCGGCTACGATGTTAAAAAGGGAACTATAACATTTGTTTTCAACGAAGTTGGCAAAACAACAAGGCAGCTTGGAATGATGAAAAAGGGCGAATGCATATGGAATATCACTGGGCCTCTTGGAAACCCATCGGAGATTAGAAACTTTGGGAAGGTTTTATGCGTGGCTGGCGGCGTAATGATTGCACCGATGCTTTTGCAAGTCAAAGCTTTGCGGGAGGCTGGAAACACGGTTGTAACGGTTATGGGTGCCCGTATAAAGGAGCTTTTATTCTTTAAAGAGGAGATGAAAGCTTTAAGTCACAGGTTTTATGTGGCGACAGATGATGGTTCCGAGGGCTACAAGGGTTTAAGCTTCCTAAAGGATGTTTTAGCTTCTGAAAAGTTTGATCGCTGTATCGCCATGGGTCCGGTTGCAATGCTTCAAACGGTATGCGGGCTAACAAAGCCATACAAGATTCCAACCATTGTGGCGCTTATGCCAATCATGGTTGATGGCATGGGAATGTGCGGGGTCTGCCGTGTAAGTGTCGGCGGACAAATGAAGTTTGGATGTGTGGACGGCCCAGAGTTTGACGGGCACCTTGTAGATTTTGAGGAGTTAATCAAGCGTCAACGCATGTTTCTCCCGGAGGAGCGTTTAAGCGCTCTTTTGTGGGAGCTTGGAGGTTGCGGTTGTGGCGCAAGCTGA
- the gltA gene encoding NADPH-dependent glutamate synthase, with amino-acid sequence MPKQPPEVRRHNFNEVALGYTEEQALEEADRCLQCPKPQCVKGCPVEVDIPAFIKLLREGKYEEGIRKIKEKNSLPAICGRVCPQEEQCQKMCVLGKVGDSVSIGRLERFLADWERAKGFTIPERAPPTGKRVAVIGAGPAGLTAAADLAKLGHEVVIFEALHLPGGVLVYGIPEFRLPKSIVQAEVDYIKKLGVELKLGYLIGRTYTIPELLKEEGFDAVFIGTGAGLPQFLGVPGENLGGIYSANEFLIRVNLMKSYAFPEYDTPIRVGRHVAVIGGGNVAMDAARSALRLGAEQVYIVYRRSRDEMPARKEEIENAEEEGVIFKLLTNPTRFIGDEKGWVKQMECIRMELGPPDESGRRRPVPVKDSEFLMDVDTVIIAIGRTPNPIIQRTTEGLAVTKWGTIMADENGKTSLEGVYAGGDIVTGEATVISAMGAGKRAARAIHEYLMSKR; translated from the coding sequence ATGCCTAAACAGCCACCTGAGGTGCGAAGGCACAACTTTAACGAAGTGGCTTTGGGCTACACGGAGGAGCAAGCCCTTGAAGAGGCAGACCGCTGCCTGCAGTGCCCAAAACCCCAATGTGTTAAGGGCTGCCCTGTGGAAGTTGACATTCCAGCATTCATCAAACTACTAAGGGAGGGCAAATATGAGGAGGGCATAAGGAAGATTAAGGAGAAAAACAGCCTACCCGCCATCTGCGGTCGGGTTTGCCCCCAGGAGGAACAATGCCAGAAAATGTGTGTTCTTGGAAAAGTTGGCGACTCTGTTAGTATTGGAAGGCTTGAGAGATTTTTGGCGGACTGGGAGAGAGCTAAAGGGTTCACAATTCCGGAGAGGGCTCCACCAACTGGCAAGAGGGTTGCTGTCATTGGTGCTGGACCTGCCGGTTTAACTGCTGCAGCTGACTTAGCAAAGCTTGGGCATGAAGTGGTGATTTTTGAGGCATTGCATCTTCCCGGCGGTGTGCTTGTTTACGGCATCCCCGAGTTTCGTTTACCAAAAAGCATTGTACAGGCAGAGGTTGACTATATTAAGAAGCTTGGTGTGGAGCTTAAGCTTGGTTATCTCATTGGCAGAACCTATACCATTCCGGAATTGCTTAAAGAGGAAGGTTTTGACGCAGTATTTATCGGAACAGGTGCTGGTTTGCCTCAGTTCTTGGGCGTGCCTGGCGAAAACCTTGGAGGAATTTACTCAGCTAACGAGTTTCTTATCAGAGTTAACTTAATGAAGTCTTATGCGTTTCCGGAATATGACACGCCGATAAGGGTTGGAAGACATGTTGCGGTTATTGGTGGCGGAAACGTTGCTATGGATGCTGCCCGCTCGGCTCTACGCCTCGGTGCAGAACAAGTTTACATAGTCTACCGCCGCTCTAGAGATGAAATGCCAGCCCGCAAAGAAGAAATTGAAAACGCTGAGGAAGAAGGAGTTATCTTCAAGCTTTTGACAAATCCAACCAGATTCATTGGAGACGAGAAGGGCTGGGTTAAACAGATGGAATGTATACGTATGGAGCTTGGACCGCCTGATGAGTCTGGAAGACGACGCCCAGTGCCGGTTAAGGACTCAGAATTTTTGATGGACGTGGACACCGTTATAATTGCTATTGGAAGAACACCAAATCCAATAATTCAACGTACAACAGAGGGTTTAGCTGTGACCAAATGGGGTACAATCATGGCTGACGAGAACGGTAAAACAAGTCTTGAAGGCGTCTACGCTGGCGGCGATATAGTCACCGGCGAAGCCACAGTCATAAGCGCCATGGGAGCCGGAAAAAGAGCCGCGAGGGCTATCCATGAGTACTTAATGAGTAAGAGGTAA